In Anseongella ginsenosidimutans, one genomic interval encodes:
- a CDS encoding RagB/SusD family nutrient uptake outer membrane protein has protein sequence MKKTIIATAIVFSLSGCSDYLDEVNKTDVLSDDLYTTAAGFENLVNASYSSLRDVYSAPWMFMSGTDMYVDGRGTGPTGLTSYKTLSPAEGAVGDFYKACYSAIQLCNVGDYYSELTEQTAVLPARKGEIKFLRAYYYFLLVQSFGGCLWLPKPSQGRKPVSAGLLRKRYMPSSSLN, from the coding sequence ATGAAAAAGACTATTATAGCAACGGCCATCGTGTTCTCCCTTTCAGGTTGCAGTGATTACCTGGACGAAGTAAATAAGACGGATGTTTTGTCCGATGACTTATATACTACCGCCGCAGGCTTTGAGAACCTGGTGAACGCTTCCTATTCCTCCCTCCGCGATGTTTACAGCGCGCCCTGGATGTTTATGTCCGGAACGGATATGTACGTGGACGGAAGGGGAACCGGCCCCACCGGCCTTACCAGTTATAAGACGCTCTCTCCGGCCGAAGGGGCAGTAGGCGACTTTTATAAAGCTTGTTACAGCGCTATCCAGCTTTGCAACGTGGGCGATTATTACAGCGAACTCACGGAGCAGACCGCCGTCCTTCCGGCAAGGAAGGGAGAGATTAAATTTCTCCGCGCTTATTATTATTTTTTGCTGGTACAGTCGTTCGGGGGGTGCCTTTGGTTACCGAAGCCTTCACAGGGCCGGAAACCAGTTTCAGCCGGGCTTCTGCGGAAGAGGTATATGCCTTCATCCTCGCTGAACTGA
- a CDS encoding SusC/RagA family TonB-linked outer membrane protein — translation MTAPLSGDRLDIQLAADVQSLDEVVVVGYGTVRKKDLTGAVAVVDNEQLNRRGALNPVEAMQGQVAGVDISNSSGRAGAGFDIRIRGQQSIQGGRDPLYVVDGVITDGIEFLNPQDIARVDILKDASSAAIYGSRGAYGVVLVTTKQGADVNRKAVISYDGYMGVRNVARMPEFMSGDKWMNWRQDAYISEAITRGNPVPEAPGFNTQSDEMQRRLDENDFTDWPSLVTQNGSQANHWVSLSGMSNNTGYTFGVGYQQEEGNVINEKYQRYNFKASIDQQLNEKWSGGINLNLALADYEAGAPNAMVNAFRMNPLMSPYNTEDGELIVQPGKDLVDGTSSNYHINFTSSVNPLVDMANASQETRTYYAIGNVFLQYVPLEGLSLKTTFSPRYKLDKYGQFLGTDSEGRVGGQPGGEIENTESFSYIWDNQVTYNKTAGEHSFNAMGLVSMNMFRDEVSFMSQDRMDMSAKSYHNVGSGGDLTTLQVDGDYARETILSFALRLNYSYMDKYLLTVSNRWDGASVLADGNKWESFPSAALGWKLSEEAFLENAGFIDDMKLRLSYGFTGNKVIGPYETQARASTPTYYDFGGTPMGGIRPTGIANRHLTWERTGELNAGLDFSFFKYRLSGSVDVYNKVSKKLILSRQLPFEAGYGVIPQNIGEVVNKGVEVGLTSVNISTPDLTWSTSINFARNNNEVTALYEDTDEIFQELGDGYDADDIVRVGFPLNSYYNWAADGVWQAAEAEEAAAFGQSEGQGRVRDLNGDGSITEADKTIIGTKMPDWTGGLSTTLTFKAFDLSVALIARQGMFVYSPFHAEFTNHEDRGRSKLDIDWYMQENPVTSARTSGMYPQPKNAGIYWKDSRVGYYRDASFLKVKNITLGYNFPSDMLERAGIGSLRVYANVLNPFVFTEYDGFDPEWADASLSSGGVSFVTYQVGVNLKF, via the coding sequence ATGACCGCGCCCCTAAGCGGGGACCGCCTGGATATTCAGCTTGCCGCCGATGTGCAGAGCCTTGATGAGGTGGTGGTGGTAGGGTATGGTACGGTCAGGAAAAAGGACCTAACAGGAGCGGTTGCCGTGGTGGATAATGAACAATTAAACCGCCGGGGGGCGCTGAACCCGGTAGAGGCAATGCAGGGACAGGTGGCCGGAGTAGATATCTCCAACTCCAGCGGCCGTGCGGGAGCCGGATTTGACATCCGGATCAGGGGGCAGCAATCCATTCAGGGAGGGCGCGACCCGCTTTACGTGGTAGACGGGGTCATTACCGATGGAATTGAGTTCCTTAATCCCCAGGATATAGCGCGGGTTGATATTCTGAAAGATGCCTCTTCGGCCGCGATTTACGGTTCAAGGGGGGCCTACGGGGTAGTGCTGGTCACGACTAAGCAGGGCGCCGATGTGAACCGGAAGGCCGTGATCTCTTATGACGGTTATATGGGGGTGAGAAACGTTGCCCGTATGCCGGAATTCATGTCCGGTGATAAATGGATGAACTGGCGGCAGGATGCTTATATCAGTGAGGCCATTACCCGGGGGAACCCGGTGCCGGAAGCTCCCGGGTTCAATACTCAGAGTGATGAAATGCAGCGCAGGCTGGACGAAAATGATTTTACGGACTGGCCTTCCCTGGTGACACAGAACGGGAGCCAGGCTAATCATTGGGTTTCCCTGTCAGGGATGAGCAATAATACCGGTTATACGTTCGGGGTGGGTTACCAGCAGGAAGAAGGAAACGTGATCAATGAAAAATACCAGCGGTATAACTTCAAGGCCAGCATAGACCAGCAGTTGAATGAAAAATGGAGTGGTGGCATTAACCTGAACCTTGCCCTGGCCGATTACGAGGCCGGGGCGCCAAACGCGATGGTGAATGCCTTCCGAATGAACCCGCTCATGAGCCCCTACAATACGGAAGACGGGGAACTGATCGTCCAGCCGGGTAAAGACCTCGTAGATGGCACCAGCAGCAATTATCATATTAATTTCACCAGTTCTGTCAATCCCCTGGTAGACATGGCCAACGCCAGCCAGGAAACGAGGACTTATTATGCGATCGGGAATGTGTTCCTGCAGTATGTTCCGCTGGAGGGATTGAGCCTGAAGACCACTTTCTCTCCGCGGTATAAACTGGATAAATACGGCCAGTTCCTCGGCACTGATTCCGAAGGAAGGGTGGGCGGGCAGCCCGGAGGGGAGATTGAGAACACGGAATCATTCTCCTATATCTGGGATAACCAGGTAACCTATAACAAGACGGCCGGCGAGCATAGTTTTAATGCCATGGGCCTTGTTTCGATGAACATGTTCCGGGATGAAGTGAGCTTTATGTCCCAGGACCGCATGGACATGAGCGCGAAAAGTTACCATAACGTGGGTTCCGGCGGCGATCTGACCACCCTGCAGGTGGATGGCGATTACGCCCGGGAAACGATCTTATCCTTCGCCCTGCGCCTGAATTATTCCTACATGGATAAATACCTGCTGACGGTTTCCAACCGATGGGACGGGGCTTCCGTACTGGCAGACGGGAACAAGTGGGAAAGTTTTCCATCGGCCGCATTAGGCTGGAAACTATCGGAAGAAGCCTTCCTGGAGAACGCCGGTTTCATAGACGATATGAAGCTCCGCCTCAGTTACGGTTTTACCGGAAACAAGGTCATTGGGCCGTATGAAACACAGGCAAGGGCAAGTACGCCTACGTACTATGATTTCGGCGGCACGCCGATGGGCGGCATTCGCCCCACGGGAATTGCCAACCGGCACCTCACCTGGGAACGTACCGGGGAGTTGAATGCGGGCCTGGATTTCTCTTTCTTCAAATACCGGCTCAGCGGTTCGGTGGACGTGTACAATAAGGTCTCCAAAAAGCTGATCCTTTCCAGGCAGCTTCCCTTTGAGGCCGGTTACGGCGTTATTCCGCAGAATATCGGCGAGGTGGTGAACAAGGGGGTGGAAGTAGGCCTGACTTCCGTAAATATCAGTACTCCTGACCTGACCTGGAGTACCAGCATTAATTTCGCCAGGAATAATAACGAGGTAACTGCCCTTTATGAAGACACGGACGAAATATTCCAGGAACTGGGAGACGGATACGATGCGGATGATATTGTAAGAGTAGGTTTTCCGCTGAACAGCTATTACAATTGGGCGGCGGACGGTGTCTGGCAGGCGGCGGAAGCCGAAGAGGCAGCCGCTTTCGGGCAATCCGAGGGTCAGGGCCGGGTACGGGACCTGAATGGCGACGGTTCCATAACGGAAGCGGACAAAACCATTATCGGAACCAAAATGCCGGACTGGACAGGCGGCCTTTCTACCACGCTTACCTTTAAGGCATTTGACCTTTCTGTCGCATTGATTGCCAGGCAAGGCATGTTCGTGTACAGCCCCTTTCACGCCGAGTTCACCAACCATGAAGACAGGGGGCGGAGCAAACTGGATATTGACTGGTACATGCAGGAAAACCCCGTTACTTCCGCCAGGACATCCGGCATGTATCCCCAGCCGAAAAACGCCGGAATTTACTGGAAGGATTCACGCGTGGGTTATTACCGGGATGCCAGCTTCCTGAAAGTGAAAAATATAACGCTTGGCTATAATTTCCCTTCGGACATGCTGGAAAGGGCTGGAATCGGAAGCTTAAGAGTATATGCAAATGTGCTGAATCCTTTCGTCTTCACGGAGTATGACGGGTTTGATCCGGAATGGGCCGATGCCAGCCTTTCAAGCGGCGGCGTCAGCTTCGTTACCTACCAGGTGGGTGTTAACCTGAAGTTTTAA
- a CDS encoding carboxypeptidase-like regulatory domain-containing protein produces MRKLLFTMLMLATCAAPSYAQTREVSGTVTDQESGAGLPGVAVQVQGAQGGTQTDIDGNYTLAVPPGR; encoded by the coding sequence ATGAGAAAATTACTATTCACCATGCTGATGCTTGCCACCTGCGCCGCTCCGTCATATGCCCAGACAAGGGAGGTGAGCGGTACGGTTACTGACCAGGAATCAGGGGCCGGTTTGCCGGGAGTAGCGGTGCAGGTCCAGGGAGCGCAAGGAGGCACCCAAACCGACATAGACGGAAACTATACGCTCGCAGTTCCCCCGGGGAGGTAA
- a CDS encoding LacI family DNA-binding transcriptional regulator produces the protein MRYSAVTIKDLARELGVSTSTVSRALRDSYEINPETKKMVMECAKRMNYQPNPIALSLKERKSRSIGVIVSEIANSFFSKAINGIESAAHERGYNVIIAQTQESYRKELSILEFLASRSIDGLLISIATETRNMEHFAALHARGLPLVFFDRITEDINTHTVVADNFQGSYEATSHLIGNGYRRIAHVTNSKNLSITQERLKGYRQALKDHQIPADKSYVQYCHHGGMIHSELENAFNNLMELRPLPDAIFAGGDKLTTGCLKILRSRGIKIPEEMALAGFSNSDLAEVTEPPLTVVKQPAFEMGRTATELLLELIESKRPVEEFEKRKFATRLLVHRSSIRPALTSIG, from the coding sequence ATGAGATATAGCGCCGTTACGATAAAAGACCTTGCCAGGGAACTGGGCGTTTCCACTTCCACCGTGTCACGTGCCCTGAGAGACAGCTACGAGATCAATCCGGAAACCAAGAAAATGGTGATGGAATGTGCAAAAAGGATGAATTATCAGCCCAACCCCATTGCATTAAGCCTGAAAGAGCGAAAAAGCAGATCCATTGGCGTGATTGTCAGCGAAATCGCCAATAGTTTTTTTTCCAAGGCAATAAACGGCATCGAATCCGCGGCGCATGAACGCGGGTATAATGTGATCATTGCGCAAACCCAGGAATCCTACCGGAAAGAACTCAGTATACTGGAATTCCTGGCTTCGCGGTCTATTGACGGCCTGCTGATCTCCATTGCTACCGAAACCAGGAACATGGAGCATTTCGCAGCCCTACACGCAAGAGGCTTGCCGTTGGTGTTTTTCGACAGGATCACGGAAGACATCAACACGCATACGGTCGTAGCGGATAATTTCCAGGGTTCATACGAGGCCACTTCGCATCTCATAGGGAACGGGTACCGCCGGATAGCGCATGTCACCAACTCAAAAAACCTCTCCATTACCCAGGAACGGCTCAAGGGTTACCGGCAGGCATTAAAAGATCATCAAATACCGGCGGATAAATCCTATGTCCAGTATTGTCATCACGGCGGAATGATCCACTCGGAGCTGGAAAACGCCTTTAATAACCTGATGGAACTCCGCCCGCTTCCCGATGCTATTTTTGCCGGCGGCGATAAGCTTACCACAGGCTGCCTGAAAATACTTCGTTCAAGGGGCATAAAGATTCCCGAAGAAATGGCGCTCGCAGGCTTTTCAAATTCCGATCTCGCGGAAGTAACCGAACCACCGCTGACCGTCGTAAAACAGCCCGCCTTTGAAATGGGACGAACCGCTACCGAACTGCTGCTGGAGCTTATTGAAAGTAAGCGGCCGGTAGAAGAATTTGAGAAAAGAAAATTCGCAACCCGGCTCCTGGTTCACCGCTCATCCATCCGGCCCGCACTTACTTCAATAGGTTGA
- a CDS encoding DinB family protein, with translation MKNSDLYLQLEETLLAFPETLGAFRPEELDLVPFEGSWTPGQVAEHMILANSGFLELIRGACMDTQRKPDEMVDGIRTTFLDFSTKMKSPDFVLPVKEVHEKRAQLDALATIKQRVLEAVREEDLTKTCTSFSLPVLGYVTRLEAFNFVLYHTQRHIHQLKNIRRSLS, from the coding sequence ATGAAGAATTCCGATCTTTACCTACAGCTTGAAGAAACCCTTCTCGCATTCCCGGAAACCCTGGGCGCTTTCCGGCCTGAAGAACTTGATCTTGTTCCCTTTGAAGGCAGCTGGACACCCGGACAGGTAGCCGAACATATGATCCTGGCGAACTCCGGTTTTCTCGAACTTATCCGGGGAGCCTGCATGGATACGCAAAGAAAGCCTGATGAAATGGTAGACGGCATCCGGACAACCTTCCTGGATTTCAGTACGAAAATGAAATCCCCCGATTTTGTATTACCGGTTAAGGAGGTTCATGAAAAACGGGCGCAATTGGATGCTTTGGCCACGATCAAACAGCGTGTTCTTGAGGCTGTCCGGGAAGAGGATCTGACCAAAACCTGCACCAGTTTCAGTCTGCCCGTCCTGGGTTATGTGACCCGCCTGGAAGCGTTTAACTTTGTTCTTTATCATACTCAGCGGCATATTCACCAGCTGAAGAATATCCGGCGCTCGCTGTCCTGA